A region from the Deinococcus misasensis DSM 22328 genome encodes:
- a CDS encoding YihY/virulence factor BrkB family protein, producing MPETSTTEEASSPSGLRQSFEVLRDAVQAFSADNVPRMGAALAYHTIFTIGPLLILAVGLAGLFLEAESIKQNIYNQASENFGSNFAGSVRSVLDLTSQAGLPATISGVVILLWTASNFFVQLQDALNTIWDTKPKTLDILHLVVGRLMSAILAIVMGLLTVAFLTANVYVTGFAAEHLGVVPYATVLLKLGSILLSILVFTLLFGVLYRFLPSIRLSWQDVSFGAGITAILFVLGQYGIGQYIAHFSPASTFGAAGTLVVFMLWVYFSAQLFFFGAEVTWAYSNKYGTLAAKTAARKAREKLLEPEVPEPVHAEIPPISRATFSVAGFLGGVVVMLFALPAALVFGAGQVFRRIKRKPRSARLPRDL from the coding sequence AAGCCTCCTCTCCAAGTGGCCTGAGGCAATCCTTTGAGGTCCTCAGAGACGCAGTGCAGGCGTTTTCTGCCGACAATGTGCCCCGCATGGGGGCAGCTCTGGCTTACCACACCATTTTCACCATCGGTCCCCTCTTGATTCTGGCGGTCGGTCTGGCCGGGCTTTTTCTGGAAGCCGAAAGCATCAAACAGAACATATACAATCAGGCCTCCGAAAACTTCGGTTCCAATTTTGCAGGGAGTGTGCGCAGTGTGCTGGACCTCACCAGTCAAGCGGGTTTGCCTGCCACCATTTCTGGGGTGGTGATCCTGCTCTGGACGGCCTCCAACTTCTTTGTGCAGCTTCAGGATGCTCTGAACACCATCTGGGACACCAAACCCAAGACCCTCGACATTTTGCATCTGGTGGTGGGCCGTCTGATGTCTGCCATTCTGGCCATCGTGATGGGCCTCTTGACGGTGGCGTTCCTGACCGCCAACGTGTATGTCACAGGTTTTGCTGCAGAGCACCTCGGGGTGGTGCCTTATGCCACGGTTTTGCTGAAACTGGGCAGCATCCTGCTCAGCATTCTGGTGTTCACCTTGCTGTTCGGGGTGTTGTACCGCTTTTTGCCCAGCATTCGGTTGTCGTGGCAGGATGTGAGTTTTGGTGCAGGCATCACCGCCATTTTGTTTGTGCTTGGTCAATACGGCATTGGACAGTACATCGCCCATTTCTCGCCGGCCAGCACGTTTGGTGCAGCAGGCACTTTGGTGGTGTTCATGCTCTGGGTGTACTTCAGTGCCCAACTGTTCTTTTTTGGAGCGGAAGTCACCTGGGCCTACAGCAACAAATACGGAACCCTCGCTGCCAAAACCGCCGCCCGAAAAGCCCGAGAAAAGCTGCTGGAACCTGAAGTGCCAGAGCCTGTCCACGCAGAGATCCCACCCATCAGTCGTGCCACCTTCAGTGTGGCAGGCTTTCTGGGAGGGGTGGTGGTGATGCTGTTTGCACTGCCTGCTGCTCTGGTGTTTGGAGCGGGTCAAGTTTTTCGCAGAATCAAAAGGAAACCCCGTTCTGCAAGACTTCCCAGAGATTTGTAG
- a CDS encoding sporulation protein, with translation MFSNFLARLGVGATQIDTQLNKNSFYPGEMAEGQVVVKGGSTAQEIEYLKLQVCSQYKSDDSTVVTVLGETVVSQRFTVQPGQTLTFPVQVQIPYHTPLSYYNTPVWLYTAAAISAAVDPKDNDRLNIAPNPLQAAVLEALTQLGFHLRASQYEYEGHKYHRAIQELEFSPGPEFRGRISELEVVFMPAAEHLDVIIEVDRKAKGFASMFVSEFETKGSWRVTPNMQRNLAEQLRQKIQSMI, from the coding sequence ATGTTCAGCAACTTTCTTGCACGGCTCGGCGTGGGTGCCACGCAGATTGACACCCAACTCAACAAAAACAGCTTCTACCCCGGCGAAATGGCCGAAGGACAGGTCGTGGTCAAAGGGGGCAGCACCGCACAGGAAATCGAATACCTGAAATTGCAGGTGTGCAGCCAGTACAAAAGCGACGACAGCACCGTGGTCACCGTGCTCGGAGAAACCGTGGTTTCCCAGCGTTTCACCGTGCAACCCGGTCAGACCCTGACTTTCCCTGTGCAGGTCCAGATTCCCTATCACACCCCCCTCAGCTACTACAACACCCCCGTCTGGCTGTACACCGCTGCTGCCATTTCCGCAGCCGTGGACCCCAAAGACAACGACCGTCTGAACATCGCTCCCAATCCCCTGCAGGCTGCTGTCCTGGAGGCCCTCACCCAGCTCGGGTTCCACCTGCGTGCTTCCCAGTACGAGTACGAAGGCCACAAGTACCACCGGGCCATTCAGGAGCTGGAATTCAGCCCCGGTCCAGAGTTCAGGGGCCGCATCTCCGAACTGGAAGTGGTGTTCATGCCCGCTGCCGAGCACCTTGATGTGATCATCGAAGTGGACCGCAAAGCCAAAGGGTTTGCCAGCATGTTCGTCAGTGAATTTGAAACCAAAGGCTCCTGGCGCGTCACCCCCAACATGCAGCGCAATCTGGCAGAGCAACTCCGCCAGAAAATCCAGAGCATGATCTGA
- a CDS encoding GNAT family N-acetyltransferase — protein sequence MIRIEYRISAPVSSESLNALFALAWEGHVPHDFSPILQRSLCHVTAHAGDQLVGFVNVAWDGGVHAFLLDTTVHPDFQRQGIGQKLVEQATLEARRRGCHWLHVDFEEHLESFYRSCGFQYTLAGLISLQEENT from the coding sequence GTGATTCGCATCGAATACCGGATTTCTGCGCCTGTTTCTTCGGAAAGCTTGAATGCCCTGTTTGCACTTGCATGGGAAGGCCATGTGCCACATGATTTTTCTCCGATTTTGCAAAGGAGCCTGTGCCATGTGACAGCCCACGCTGGAGACCAACTGGTGGGTTTTGTCAATGTGGCATGGGACGGAGGGGTGCATGCCTTCTTGCTGGACACCACCGTCCACCCAGACTTCCAGAGACAGGGCATCGGTCAAAAACTGGTTGAACAGGCCACCCTGGAAGCCAGAAGGCGTGGATGCCACTGGCTGCACGTGGACTTTGAGGAGCATCTGGAAAGCTTTTACCGGTCTTGCGGATTTCAGTACACGCTGGCAGGTCTGATTTCACTGCAAGAGGAGAACACCTGA